A single region of the Fibrobacter sp. UWT2 genome encodes:
- a CDS encoding outer membrane lipoprotein carrier protein LolA gives MFNRVRFIRLFVICVLLALQSAFAISADEAMEKSKAWFKSGKAWNLEFKVQVFYADSPDIASQNGKLLVAEGDRFVLDMAGIKFYSDGEDLWQHNVEQKQVLIKSVEDLSSSLHPSELLFKYLNCKAKEIAEGEFNKQKMWVLKLDPSKYAGQFTQMEVWLSKKDFSPKRLYTVDPTGNGSWYNIVNLSVVKSWKPEDFKYKPIKGVDEIDMR, from the coding sequence ATGTTCAATCGCGTTAGGTTTATTAGGCTGTTTGTAATTTGTGTCCTGCTGGCTTTGCAGAGCGCTTTCGCTATTTCGGCTGATGAAGCCATGGAAAAATCCAAGGCTTGGTTCAAGTCGGGCAAGGCTTGGAATCTTGAATTTAAGGTTCAGGTTTTTTATGCGGATTCCCCGGACATCGCTTCCCAAAATGGAAAGCTCCTGGTCGCTGAAGGAGACCGTTTTGTGCTGGATATGGCGGGTATCAAGTTTTACAGCGATGGCGAAGACTTGTGGCAGCACAATGTGGAACAGAAACAGGTGCTGATCAAGTCGGTGGAAGATTTGTCCAGTTCACTGCACCCTTCGGAACTCTTGTTCAAGTACCTGAACTGCAAGGCGAAAGAAATTGCAGAAGGCGAATTCAACAAGCAGAAAATGTGGGTGCTGAAGCTTGACCCGTCCAAGTATGCCGGGCAGTTTACCCAGATGGAAGTGTGGCTTTCGAAAAAGGATTTCTCCCCGAAGCGTCTTTATACGGTCGATCCTACCGGAAACGGTTCCTGGTACAATATCGTGAACCTCTCGGTAGTCAAGTCCTGGAAACCGGAAGACTTCAAGTACAAGCCTATCAAGGGCGTTGACGAAATTGACATGCGGTAA
- a CDS encoding DNA replication/repair protein RecF: MISKIFIDGVRSIAGFETEFGPGITVVHGPNGCGKTSILESVHLLAQGFSFRAKDLKEMIAWKGDELILRGCFDDSGQSVNRGIRVGRRSCDVRENGESLKSPTAFFGNIPAVVMQPSDIELLRGAPEVRRRWLDEILCYRSQANASVLKRYRRVLQQRNQWLRQYKREGVATGGEDLFHVLTEQLVDLGAKLWATRIELSKEISPIITGYYRKLSGGVDEIACAYKSSILKELDALDGAEFLDDSELDKAAMAADRSGLYIASDSGESEDGSVDENALREAYRRKLAGLEFAEKIQGITLSGPHKDDLGVCIGESEMRSAGSQGQCRCAAVAMRFAAVDVASRYLSKPILLLDDIFAELDVDRRDAVATLIREKSCQVIIATPQLEELPFKADAEIKVGSRQ, encoded by the coding sequence GTGATTTCAAAAATCTTTATAGATGGCGTTCGTAGCATTGCCGGGTTTGAAACGGAGTTCGGGCCCGGCATTACGGTGGTTCATGGCCCTAATGGCTGCGGAAAGACTTCTATACTGGAATCTGTGCATTTGCTTGCCCAGGGTTTTTCTTTCAGGGCGAAAGACCTGAAGGAGATGATTGCCTGGAAAGGCGACGAATTGATTTTACGAGGATGCTTTGACGATTCCGGTCAAAGCGTGAATCGTGGAATCCGCGTAGGTCGCCGGAGTTGCGACGTGCGCGAGAATGGCGAAAGCCTTAAGTCTCCGACGGCATTTTTTGGAAATATTCCGGCGGTTGTGATGCAACCTTCGGATATTGAACTTTTGCGTGGTGCTCCTGAAGTGCGCAGGCGCTGGCTTGATGAAATCCTTTGCTACCGTTCGCAGGCGAATGCCTCGGTACTTAAGCGTTACCGCCGCGTGCTGCAACAGCGCAACCAGTGGCTGCGCCAATACAAGCGCGAGGGAGTTGCTACCGGCGGCGAAGACTTGTTCCATGTACTTACGGAACAGCTGGTGGATTTGGGTGCAAAACTCTGGGCGACCCGCATTGAACTCTCCAAGGAAATTTCCCCGATCATTACGGGCTACTACCGCAAACTATCGGGTGGCGTAGATGAAATCGCCTGTGCCTACAAGAGCTCTATCCTCAAGGAACTGGACGCTCTCGACGGCGCAGAATTTCTGGATGACTCTGAGCTGGACAAGGCTGCCATGGCGGCAGACCGGAGCGGTCTTTATATTGCATCGGATTCGGGAGAATCTGAAGATGGCTCTGTCGACGAGAATGCATTGCGCGAAGCCTACCGCCGCAAGCTTGCTGGCTTGGAATTTGCCGAAAAGATTCAGGGGATTACGCTGTCCGGCCCCCATAAAGATGACTTGGGCGTATGCATTGGCGAAAGCGAAATGCGTTCTGCCGGTTCTCAGGGCCAGTGCCGTTGCGCTGCTGTTGCCATGCGCTTTGCCGCGGTAGATGTGGCTTCTCGTTACTTGAGCAAGCCGATTCTTTTGCTTGACGATATTTTTGCTGAACTAGATGTGGACCGTCGCGATGCGGTGGCGACACTCATTCGTGAAAAGTCTTGCCAAGTAATTATTGCGACGCCGCAGCTAGAAGAATTGCCGTTTAAGGCAGATGCGGAGATAAAAGTAGGAAGTAGGCAGTAG
- the mscL gene encoding large-conductance mechanosensitive channel protein MscL, with translation MGIKGKASSLLEEFKAFAFKGNIVDMAIGVIIGGAFGKIVTSFVNDIVMPSVTAIIAMGGGKDAGEGLKSLAFTTAEGVSIPYGNFIGGIIDFLIVAIVVFIVMKKFLGFMQNMRKKEEEAPAAPPAPPEPSAEEKLLTEIRDLLKK, from the coding sequence ATGGGTATCAAAGGTAAAGCATCATCCCTGCTCGAAGAATTCAAAGCCTTCGCGTTCAAGGGTAACATCGTCGATATGGCTATCGGTGTGATCATCGGTGGTGCATTCGGCAAAATCGTCACCTCCTTCGTTAACGACATCGTTATGCCGAGCGTTACCGCTATCATCGCCATGGGCGGCGGCAAGGATGCTGGCGAAGGCCTCAAGTCTCTCGCATTCACGACTGCCGAAGGCGTGAGCATTCCCTACGGTAACTTCATCGGCGGCATCATCGACTTCCTCATCGTTGCCATCGTGGTGTTCATCGTCATGAAGAAGTTCCTCGGCTTCATGCAGAACATGCGTAAGAAAGAAGAAGAAGCCCCGGCTGCTCCTCCGGCACCTCCTGAACCGTCTGCCGAAGAAAAGCTCCTCACCGAAATCCGTGACTTGCTGAAAAAATAA
- a CDS encoding DMT family transporter, giving the protein MSWFILALLSAFFLGCYDLAKKKSVQDNAVRVTLFFCSAFYALFMSPLLLTGHCESLPLQSHVYLFGKAAIVGGSWILTYNALAHLPLSIATTIRALAPVFTIFIAVTFMGERPFALQWAGVAICICSYVGLSLAGRKEMGHFFSNGWVICMVLGTLLAACSGVYDKFILQRMNFDPLTVQVWFSIYMMLWQFVICAVTWFPTRHKTTPFKFRWSMLLVAVLLIIADRCYFVAVSDPDALISIITVFRRSSVLISFFAGLIFFKERKSKMKFIALLGVILGICLIALGK; this is encoded by the coding sequence ATGTCATGGTTTATTCTAGCCCTTCTTTCGGCGTTCTTTTTGGGGTGTTATGACCTCGCCAAGAAAAAATCGGTGCAAGACAATGCGGTTCGTGTAACCCTGTTCTTTTGCAGTGCCTTTTATGCTCTTTTTATGAGTCCGTTGCTTTTGACGGGGCATTGCGAATCTTTGCCCCTGCAGAGCCATGTGTATCTTTTTGGAAAGGCGGCCATTGTGGGTGGCAGCTGGATTTTGACCTATAATGCGTTGGCTCATTTGCCCTTGAGCATTGCGACCACTATTCGTGCCCTCGCTCCTGTATTCACGATTTTTATTGCGGTTACCTTTATGGGAGAACGCCCCTTTGCGCTCCAGTGGGCGGGTGTTGCCATCTGTATTTGCTCTTATGTGGGGCTGAGCCTTGCGGGCCGTAAAGAAATGGGGCATTTCTTCAGTAACGGCTGGGTGATTTGTATGGTGCTGGGCACGCTTTTGGCGGCCTGTAGCGGCGTGTACGACAAGTTTATTTTGCAGCGCATGAACTTTGACCCCCTTACGGTTCAGGTGTGGTTTAGCATTTATATGATGCTTTGGCAGTTCGTGATTTGTGCGGTTACCTGGTTCCCGACGCGGCACAAGACGACTCCCTTTAAATTCCGCTGGTCGATGCTTTTAGTGGCCGTACTCCTGATTATTGCGGACCGTTGCTACTTTGTAGCGGTGAGTGACCCTGATGCCCTTATTTCGATTATTACGGTGTTCCGCCGTTCTAGCGTGCTGATTTCGTTCTTTGCAGGACTCATTTTCTTCAAGGAACGCAAGAGCAAGATGAAGTTTATTGCCTTGCTGGGAGTGATTCTCGGTATTTGCCTGATCGCTCTCGGAAAATAG
- the coaE gene encoding dephospho-CoA kinase (Dephospho-CoA kinase (CoaE) performs the final step in coenzyme A biosynthesis.): MKGITGTIGAGKSLVGRILRDRKIRVIDADVAVHHLYRDDKALRAAIAKEFGEDMLTEKGVSRTRMANLVFCDPTARKRLEALVYPALTQYILRANPAFVEAALFENVPELVSRLDEIWVVSAAREVRKNRLIENRAFSEEDAERRIELQSAKDSEEEWKRLFPGKKLRFIDNSGDEAQLQKIIEQLL, from the coding sequence ATGAAAGGCATTACAGGAACAATTGGTGCAGGAAAGTCGCTGGTCGGTCGCATTTTGCGGGACCGGAAGATTCGCGTGATTGACGCGGATGTGGCGGTGCATCACCTGTACCGTGACGACAAGGCTTTGCGAGCTGCCATTGCCAAGGAATTCGGCGAAGATATGCTGACGGAAAAGGGCGTTAGCCGTACCCGTATGGCAAACTTGGTCTTTTGTGATCCGACGGCAAGAAAGCGCCTGGAGGCCCTTGTGTATCCGGCTCTCACGCAGTACATTCTACGTGCAAATCCGGCTTTTGTCGAGGCCGCCCTATTTGAAAATGTTCCTGAACTGGTATCGCGCCTAGATGAAATTTGGGTGGTGAGCGCTGCTCGGGAAGTTCGCAAGAATCGCCTGATTGAAAACCGCGCTTTCAGTGAAGAAGATGCGGAACGTCGCATAGAATTGCAATCAGCCAAAGATAGTGAAGAGGAATGGAAACGACTCTTTCCGGGTAAGAAATTGCGATTTATCGATAATTCGGGCGACGAGGCTCAATTACAGAAAATAATAGAGCAACTTTTGTAG
- a CDS encoding glycoside hydrolase family 9 protein has translation MVLNKILPPVLAITALGTSSLFAATAYHNQVGFLTKGQKQMAVIGAEGKEIVFKSESGEEALKVTAPAAQTWIPAGDTAASLVDFSEIQTAGKYQAYVDDEPIGHPITIGDNALEEAGKASIKFFYFQRASTALEEEYAGIYARAAGHPDTAVKYHKSTGKTDLDATFNGSKGWYDAGDYGKYIVNSGISTYTLLQLYQQNKAYYDTLNLNIPESKNEVPDLLDEIRWNLDWMLTMQDDDGGVFHKLTTKQFAGTIMPAKATAQRYAIGKAVEATWDFAAVVTLASEIYKPYDPEFAEKCIIAAQKAHNWAIAHPYEIYEQPKDVGTGSYTGATDWASKLWTLIEMYRVSGDTTVAAAIKKLPINNKKARLQSWQNNYMLGIFSIAMSPDAFEPEMVDSASAIIINMADNFIKSLDNNGYGIALDKDDFYWGSNGVAANKGMVLIHAYILTKEEKYMNAAQSIVDYILGRNPIDKSYLTGYGVNPVMNPHHRISQADSIEAPVPGMVAGGANASATDCAKQYNNANAVAKSYYDNSCSYATNEVAINWNAPFAYVIGSIQAIASTGSAYDIKTPVNAKYELTTIPAARNRIKLAKPQEGKRLVMRGKKVQVEYTDRNGIKSYFSIGGKKVR, from the coding sequence ATGGTGCTCAACAAGATTCTTCCCCCGGTTCTTGCGATTACGGCTCTTGGTACAAGCAGCCTGTTCGCAGCGACAGCCTACCACAACCAGGTCGGCTTCCTTACTAAGGGTCAAAAGCAGATGGCCGTTATCGGCGCCGAAGGCAAAGAAATCGTCTTCAAGTCCGAAAGTGGCGAAGAAGCTCTCAAGGTAACTGCTCCCGCCGCACAAACCTGGATTCCTGCTGGCGACACCGCCGCCTCTTTGGTCGATTTCTCTGAAATCCAGACTGCAGGCAAGTACCAAGCCTATGTCGATGACGAACCTATCGGTCACCCCATCACTATTGGTGACAACGCCCTCGAAGAAGCAGGCAAGGCATCCATCAAGTTCTTCTATTTCCAGCGTGCCTCTACGGCCCTCGAAGAAGAATACGCAGGCATTTACGCACGCGCCGCTGGCCACCCGGATACTGCCGTCAAGTACCACAAATCCACCGGCAAGACCGATCTCGACGCAACCTTTAACGGCTCCAAGGGTTGGTACGATGCTGGTGACTACGGCAAGTACATTGTGAACTCCGGTATTTCGACATACACCTTGCTGCAGCTTTACCAGCAGAACAAGGCCTATTACGATACTCTCAACTTGAACATTCCCGAAAGCAAGAACGAAGTCCCGGACCTTCTGGATGAAATCCGCTGGAATCTGGACTGGATGCTTACCATGCAAGATGACGATGGCGGCGTCTTCCACAAGCTGACCACCAAGCAGTTCGCCGGCACCATCATGCCCGCCAAGGCAACCGCCCAGCGCTACGCTATCGGTAAAGCTGTAGAAGCTACTTGGGACTTTGCAGCAGTCGTTACGCTTGCTTCCGAAATTTACAAGCCCTACGATCCTGAATTTGCAGAAAAATGCATTATTGCAGCCCAAAAGGCTCACAACTGGGCAATTGCTCACCCCTATGAAATTTACGAACAGCCCAAAGATGTCGGCACCGGTTCTTATACAGGAGCTACCGACTGGGCATCCAAACTTTGGACTCTCATCGAAATGTACCGCGTCAGTGGCGACACCACTGTTGCAGCCGCCATCAAGAAGCTCCCCATCAATAACAAGAAGGCCAGGCTCCAAAGCTGGCAGAACAACTACATGTTAGGAATTTTCTCCATCGCTATGAGCCCCGACGCCTTCGAGCCCGAAATGGTGGATTCTGCAAGCGCCATCATCATTAACATGGCCGACAATTTCATCAAGTCCCTCGACAACAACGGCTACGGTATCGCTCTCGATAAAGACGACTTCTACTGGGGATCCAACGGCGTTGCCGCCAACAAGGGCATGGTTCTGATTCACGCCTACATTCTGACCAAAGAAGAAAAGTACATGAACGCAGCCCAGAGCATTGTGGACTACATCTTGGGTCGCAACCCCATTGACAAATCATACCTCACCGGCTACGGTGTCAACCCGGTCATGAATCCGCATCACCGCATAAGCCAGGCTGACAGCATCGAAGCCCCTGTTCCGGGAATGGTTGCCGGCGGCGCCAACGCTTCGGCTACGGATTGCGCCAAGCAATACAACAATGCAAATGCTGTTGCCAAGTCCTATTACGACAATTCTTGTAGCTACGCCACCAACGAAGTGGCCATCAACTGGAACGCCCCCTTCGCCTACGTTATTGGCAGCATCCAGGCAATTGCTTCTACTGGCAGCGCCTACGACATCAAGACTCCGGTTAATGCCAAGTACGAACTGACCACTATTCCGGCTGCCCGCAACCGCATCAAGCTCGCCAAGCCCCAAGAAGGCAAGCGTCTCGTGATGCGCGGCAAGAAGGTCCAGGTGGAATACACCGACAGAAACGGAATCAAGAGTTACTTCAGCATCGGCGGCAAGAAAGTCCGCTAA
- a CDS encoding class I SAM-dependent RNA methyltransferase, which translates to MNYELRIEKMVQGGEGMARLPDGRVCFVQGGLPGELCKVELSQNKKDFTRGRVVKVLEKSADRAEPKCPLFGKCGGCSLQHLASEQQAPYLARVERENFRRLAHAELPEDFKIHVGPAWGYRNRARVVIARAKNGNVSFGFRMQKSNGIIPFESCPVLTPALNAFLKENAAKIFEESVKNNKRPPRNFELDVNLFDNGKGDVSFYYKGMTAKDFEKNAVSVVDIAGAQIRSDASVFFQSNLALLPELVSAVQTAVDEGIASGEASDAWLIDLFSGVGFFAALLKDRFKKITTVEREEGCLKHARLNLNGGAVQKNVENVSAAAEEWLVKNVVDVPATLIVDPPRTGLPVEALDAIVKSSVNRLIYVSCDPVTLVRDYAKFAQAGFSLKKAEGFAFYPQTPHLEMMFILSR; encoded by the coding sequence GTGAATTACGAACTCCGCATAGAAAAAATGGTGCAGGGCGGCGAAGGAATGGCCCGCCTGCCCGATGGTCGCGTTTGCTTTGTGCAGGGGGGCCTGCCGGGTGAATTGTGCAAAGTCGAACTTTCGCAGAACAAGAAAGATTTCACGCGGGGTCGGGTTGTTAAAGTACTTGAAAAGAGTGCCGATCGCGCGGAACCGAAATGCCCCTTATTTGGCAAGTGCGGCGGCTGTAGCCTGCAACATTTGGCAAGCGAACAGCAGGCGCCGTATTTGGCTCGTGTAGAACGTGAAAATTTTAGGCGCTTGGCTCATGCGGAATTGCCCGAAGATTTCAAGATTCATGTTGGCCCTGCGTGGGGCTACAGGAATCGTGCCCGCGTGGTAATTGCCCGTGCAAAAAATGGCAACGTCAGCTTCGGTTTCCGTATGCAAAAAAGCAACGGAATTATCCCCTTTGAAAGTTGCCCAGTATTGACGCCTGCGCTCAATGCATTCCTGAAAGAAAATGCGGCGAAGATTTTTGAAGAATCGGTAAAGAACAATAAGCGTCCGCCCAGGAATTTTGAATTGGACGTGAATCTTTTCGATAATGGAAAGGGCGATGTCAGTTTCTATTACAAGGGAATGACCGCCAAGGATTTTGAAAAGAACGCCGTAAGTGTTGTCGATATTGCGGGTGCTCAAATCCGCTCGGACGCATCGGTATTTTTCCAGAGCAATTTGGCCCTTTTGCCGGAACTTGTGAGTGCCGTGCAGACTGCCGTTGACGAAGGTATTGCAAGCGGCGAGGCCAGTGACGCATGGCTCATTGACTTGTTCAGTGGAGTCGGATTCTTTGCGGCCCTGTTGAAAGACCGCTTTAAAAAGATTACGACGGTGGAACGTGAAGAAGGCTGCTTGAAACATGCCCGTTTGAATTTAAACGGGGGAGCCGTTCAGAAAAACGTAGAGAATGTCTCGGCTGCGGCTGAAGAATGGCTTGTGAAAAATGTGGTGGATGTGCCTGCTACCTTGATTGTGGATCCGCCCCGTACCGGCCTCCCTGTAGAAGCTCTTGACGCCATTGTGAAAAGTTCTGTTAACAGACTGATCTATGTTTCTTGCGATCCGGTGACCCTTGTCCGTGACTATGCAAAATTTGCGCAGGCGGGGTTTAGCCTCAAAAAGGCGGAAGGATTCGCCTTTTATCCCCAGACGCCCCATTTGGAGATGATGTTCATCCTTTCGCGATAG
- a CDS encoding PD40 domain-containing protein, giving the protein MRASISSFLSVLTATVLSASVSTFAVGFYGNNSDIRWKAASTDHFNFIYPAEYSSHASKVSAYAEAVYDSVVNRYHHDLPGRVNATLNNALYSNGNAIPSENSINLWLTNWDFKIRSSHGWLSDVVTHEFSHLVSIENASKFKPSIYGLQVSYTDYYNERTTQDFATLIPFTLQPLWLAEGTAQYESSRMGFDAWDTHRDMLLRVAALNDSLLTLPYMHDFSDNSLFAELGPYTQGFSLVRYISATYGEDAMPKIWHEMSKYHRLTLDGAIKKVLGISEQELYDNWKAEITKHYRAQRDSVGHLIEGIKLTEGSFWQDFPVVAGTELYGVSNFGGLWFDGGLFKMKLPSADKADSSAKDSSNNIDGVEIGEIEIENESDLIDIGDYAKHGFKIKKGWMDKGIDVHQDSVQGPILAYVSYQNRDKDGHAHFDIAVSDTNKHELYVTYLADAVYPAIDAQGTTIIFAMREPYSTRFKLAKVPYPKDFTDYTSEDPVDIFVPDAKFDYYNIYSPKFSPDGKRIAFGFFDNETRGIAVIDSDGKNFKIVSTKGFDERDVNWLDNNKIVFASNRNGIFNLIEKDLTSGAETPLTNVIGGAFTPVLAGDTLYFTEYDKDGFSLYKIAYTTVPMIDDTTVTVSERDSIIQVADTTWNCENSTATDSCAKVPAVTLRDSIIKVSDTTRTIAQKPAPAAITLQGKLPERIVKPIELTDIELAGIEKDYKPIPFVPLFVPMVVFSENAPDLTVFGDGKVKAKAGLAAILSDPLKKNTIQIGFLLELGAGFDYINTDGLNPEQEKEFFVAWENKSTPLDLSLSYTYANYTSKDTLRYEDVAAHGGDSLGITHYAIPMQAIMAGVGYSVFKSIDTLQVALGYDWANFNLYEDNFDWTYQKRLSLLIALGLYGDHAEGSEINGQGNGMRLYLQTSNSDLYRPGTFAESFTVNSNGKITPKYRNFHINEFGINLYGSIQSPLTGARLAAGGKIAGIFKWSTDADQDTLDSYYYDPIFLEGYPYLRNSESYTLAGTKTAIAELHYLFPVYDDWRKSLWIFETRGFYIDGFAQIGAAWNNKWIDTDKLTDHNFWDRSVGLSFRMSNRIFYGTPFDISLTFARGLNRIGEDENLEGGRKLTPIDVPGIPESIAPTRIKFSIGMGFQNSWQ; this is encoded by the coding sequence ATGCGCGCGTCTATTTCGAGCTTTTTATCGGTTTTAACGGCAACGGTCTTATCGGCAAGTGTTTCTACCTTCGCCGTAGGCTTTTACGGCAACAACAGCGACATCCGTTGGAAAGCCGCAAGCACCGACCATTTCAACTTCATCTATCCCGCCGAATATAGTTCGCACGCCTCCAAAGTTTCTGCTTACGCCGAAGCGGTTTATGATTCCGTAGTCAACCGTTACCACCACGATCTGCCTGGCCGAGTGAACGCGACTCTCAACAACGCCCTCTACAGCAACGGCAATGCAATCCCTAGCGAGAACTCCATCAACCTTTGGCTCACCAACTGGGACTTTAAAATTCGCAGCAGCCATGGTTGGCTTTCGGACGTGGTGACTCACGAATTCAGTCACTTGGTCAGTATCGAAAACGCAAGCAAGTTCAAGCCGAGCATTTACGGTCTGCAGGTCAGCTATACCGACTACTATAACGAACGTACCACGCAAGATTTTGCCACCCTGATTCCTTTTACTTTGCAGCCGCTTTGGCTCGCCGAAGGTACCGCTCAGTACGAATCCAGCCGTATGGGTTTTGACGCCTGGGACACCCACCGCGACATGTTGCTTCGCGTGGCAGCCTTGAACGACAGCCTGCTTACGCTCCCCTACATGCACGACTTCTCGGACAATTCCCTGTTCGCAGAACTAGGCCCTTACACCCAGGGTTTTTCGCTGGTACGCTATATTAGTGCGACCTATGGCGAAGACGCCATGCCCAAGATTTGGCATGAAATGTCCAAATACCACCGCCTCACTCTGGACGGAGCAATCAAGAAGGTCCTGGGCATTAGCGAACAGGAACTTTACGACAACTGGAAAGCGGAAATCACCAAACATTACCGCGCCCAACGCGACAGCGTCGGCCATCTCATTGAGGGCATCAAGCTCACCGAAGGTTCTTTCTGGCAAGACTTCCCCGTTGTCGCCGGCACGGAACTTTACGGCGTTTCAAACTTCGGCGGACTCTGGTTCGACGGCGGACTCTTTAAAATGAAACTCCCCAGCGCCGACAAGGCGGACTCCAGCGCCAAGGACTCCAGCAACAATATCGACGGCGTAGAAATCGGCGAAATTGAAATCGAGAACGAATCCGACCTCATCGACATTGGCGACTACGCTAAGCACGGCTTTAAAATCAAGAAGGGATGGATGGACAAGGGTATCGACGTCCATCAGGATAGTGTCCAAGGTCCCATTCTTGCCTACGTCAGCTACCAGAACCGCGACAAGGACGGGCACGCCCATTTCGACATCGCCGTCAGCGACACCAACAAGCACGAACTTTACGTCACTTACCTCGCCGACGCCGTTTACCCTGCCATTGACGCCCAGGGAACGACCATTATCTTCGCCATGCGCGAACCTTACAGTACCCGATTCAAGCTGGCCAAGGTTCCATACCCCAAGGATTTCACCGACTACACTTCCGAAGATCCCGTCGACATTTTCGTACCTGACGCCAAATTCGACTACTACAATATATACAGTCCGAAATTCAGCCCCGACGGCAAGCGCATTGCATTCGGTTTCTTCGATAACGAGACTCGCGGCATCGCCGTCATTGATAGCGACGGCAAGAACTTCAAGATTGTCAGCACAAAAGGTTTCGACGAACGAGACGTCAACTGGCTGGACAACAACAAGATTGTCTTCGCTAGTAACCGTAACGGGATTTTCAACCTGATTGAAAAAGACTTGACCTCCGGCGCCGAGACACCACTTACAAACGTTATCGGCGGCGCCTTCACTCCGGTTCTCGCCGGAGACACGCTCTACTTTACGGAATACGACAAGGACGGTTTCTCGCTCTACAAAATAGCCTACACCACCGTTCCCATGATCGACGACACCACAGTCACCGTCAGCGAGCGAGACAGCATCATTCAGGTTGCCGACACCACATGGAATTGCGAGAACTCTACCGCCACTGATTCCTGCGCCAAGGTTCCCGCAGTCACACTCCGCGACTCCATCATTAAGGTCAGCGACACCACCCGCACCATTGCGCAAAAGCCCGCCCCTGCAGCCATTACCCTGCAGGGCAAGCTTCCCGAACGTATCGTAAAGCCCATTGAACTGACCGACATCGAACTGGCGGGCATCGAAAAGGATTACAAACCCATCCCCTTCGTTCCCCTGTTCGTTCCCATGGTCGTCTTCAGCGAAAATGCCCCCGACCTCACCGTCTTCGGCGATGGAAAGGTCAAGGCCAAGGCAGGTCTTGCCGCCATCCTTTCGGATCCGCTTAAAAAGAACACCATTCAAATCGGATTCTTGCTAGAACTAGGCGCAGGCTTCGACTACATCAACACCGACGGCCTCAACCCCGAACAAGAAAAAGAATTCTTCGTGGCATGGGAAAACAAGAGCACACCTCTGGACCTTTCCCTTAGCTACACCTACGCCAACTACACCAGCAAGGATACTTTGCGCTACGAAGACGTTGCCGCTCATGGTGGCGATAGCCTCGGCATTACCCACTACGCTATTCCCATGCAGGCCATTATGGCAGGCGTAGGTTACAGCGTCTTCAAGAGCATCGACACACTGCAAGTGGCCTTGGGTTACGACTGGGCAAACTTCAACCTGTACGAAGACAACTTCGACTGGACTTATCAAAAACGCTTAAGCCTGCTCATCGCCCTCGGCCTCTACGGGGACCATGCCGAAGGCTCCGAAATCAACGGTCAAGGCAACGGAATGCGACTCTACTTGCAGACCTCCAATTCCGACTTGTACCGCCCCGGCACTTTCGCCGAAAGCTTTACCGTCAACTCTAACGGCAAAATCACGCCCAAGTACCGCAACTTCCACATCAACGAATTCGGTATCAACCTTTACGGAAGCATCCAAAGCCCGCTTACCGGCGCCCGCCTAGCGGCCGGCGGAAAAATCGCAGGCATCTTCAAATGGTCCACCGACGCAGACCAGGACACCCTCGATTCTTACTACTACGACCCCATATTCCTCGAAGGCTACCCCTACCTGCGCAACTCCGAAAGTTACACGCTGGCAGGCACCAAAACTGCTATCGCAGAACTTCACTACTTGTTCCCGGTCTATGACGATTGGCGCAAGAGCTTATGGATTTTTGAGACACGCGGTTTCTACATCGACGGGTTTGCCCAGATTGGCGCCGCCTGGAACAACAAGTGGATCGATACCGACAAGCTGACCGACCACAACTTCTGGGACCGTTCTGTAGGTCTATCCTTCCGTATGAGCAACCGCATCTTCTACGGCACTCCGTTTGACATTTCGCTTACGTTCGCCCGCGGTCTGAACCGCATCGGCGAAGACGAAAACCTCGAAGGCGGTAGGAAGCTTACACCTATCGATGTTCCGGGCATCCCCGAAAGCATCGCCCCCACCCGCATCAAGTTCTCTATTGGAATGGGGTTCCAGAATAGTTGGCAGTAA